Proteins encoded within one genomic window of Pigmentiphaga sp. H8:
- a CDS encoding tripartite tricarboxylate transporter substrate binding protein, with amino-acid sequence MIFKHLLAAALGGMLCAAPVAQAEDAFPSRPSRLIVPYTPGGNTDLLGRVVAQGLSQIWGQSVVVENKPGAAGTIGVEMVSKSKPDGYTTVLGSFGNILVARSLYKSLSYDPAKDLEPVVLLATPPVVLVANEKMPFDDVKGLIEYARRNPGKLNYGSSGNGSSNHLFGELFASMAGVKLTHVPYKGSGPSVSDTISGQIQLNFAPFPLVREHIKGGKLKALAVTSAKRSPVLPDVPTVAEAGLPGYEAVGWFGLMAPAGTPKAVLDRINRDVNQVLKSPAIRESLASEGAEPAGGSVDDARRSIAEGERKWGGLVEKLNIQL; translated from the coding sequence ATGATCTTCAAGCATCTGTTGGCCGCCGCGCTGGGCGGCATGCTGTGCGCCGCGCCGGTAGCGCAGGCGGAGGACGCATTTCCGTCGCGGCCCAGCCGGCTGATCGTGCCCTATACGCCGGGCGGCAACACCGACCTGCTGGGGCGGGTGGTCGCGCAGGGGCTGTCCCAGATCTGGGGGCAGTCGGTCGTGGTCGAGAACAAGCCGGGCGCGGCCGGCACCATAGGCGTGGAGATGGTGTCCAAGTCCAAGCCGGACGGCTACACCACCGTGCTCGGCTCGTTCGGCAACATCCTGGTCGCGCGCAGCCTGTACAAGAGCCTGAGCTACGATCCGGCCAAGGACCTGGAGCCGGTGGTGTTGCTGGCCACGCCGCCGGTGGTGTTGGTCGCCAACGAGAAGATGCCGTTCGACGACGTGAAAGGGCTGATCGAGTATGCGCGGCGCAACCCGGGCAAGCTCAACTACGGTTCGTCCGGCAACGGATCGTCCAATCACCTGTTCGGCGAATTGTTCGCGTCCATGGCGGGCGTCAAGCTCACCCACGTGCCTTACAAGGGCAGCGGACCGTCCGTTTCGGACACCATCTCCGGACAGATCCAGTTGAACTTCGCGCCGTTTCCCCTGGTGCGCGAGCACATCAAGGGTGGCAAGCTCAAGGCGCTGGCGGTGACGAGCGCCAAGCGCTCGCCGGTGCTGCCCGACGTGCCCACGGTAGCCGAGGCCGGCCTGCCGGGTTACGAGGCGGTGGGATGGTTCGGGCTGATGGCCCCCGCGGGCACGCCCAAGGCTGTCCTGGACCGGATCAACCGCGACGTGAACCAGGTGTTGAAGTCGCCCGCCATCCGGGAGAGCCTTGCGAGCGAAGGCGCCGAGCCGGCGGGCGGTTCGGTGGACGACGCGCGGCGTTCCATCGCCGAGGGCGAACGCAAGTGGGGAGGGCTGGTGGAGAAGCTGAACATCCAGCTCTGA
- a CDS encoding IclR family transcriptional regulator has protein sequence MLEAREAGGVRPLSSVLKTLQLLDLLGKSDRPMKLMELAAASGSSRATTYQKLLTLMEAGWLEQTDQGSYRLSLHAALVGETALVQANLGERFAHVMQELVLQVGETASLAVLNGNCVRLVRRVEAQQVAVRADVKVGTLLSLNDSSSGRVLTALSSPAYREMLQRQGAVLARPAMLKEIAAQGYAVSEGTDTPGVQSVAMPVFDAKGACIAALSLVTPASRFDPDKLIGPLREAVRTLSQLK, from the coding sequence ATGCTCGAAGCGCGCGAGGCCGGGGGCGTCCGGCCGCTCAGTTCGGTACTGAAGACGCTGCAATTGCTGGATCTGCTGGGCAAGTCCGACCGGCCCATGAAGCTGATGGAACTCGCGGCCGCCTCGGGCAGCAGCCGCGCCACGACCTACCAGAAGCTGCTGACGCTGATGGAAGCGGGCTGGCTGGAACAGACCGACCAGGGCAGCTACCGACTGTCGCTGCACGCGGCGCTGGTGGGCGAAACGGCGCTGGTGCAGGCCAATCTGGGGGAACGGTTCGCGCACGTGATGCAGGAGCTGGTCCTGCAGGTGGGGGAGACGGCCTCGCTGGCCGTGCTGAACGGCAATTGCGTGCGGCTGGTGCGCCGCGTGGAAGCACAGCAGGTGGCGGTGCGCGCCGACGTCAAGGTCGGCACCCTGCTATCTCTGAACGACAGCTCGTCCGGCCGGGTGCTGACCGCGCTATCCAGCCCGGCCTACCGGGAAATGCTCCAGCGCCAGGGCGCCGTGCTGGCCAGGCCGGCCATGCTGAAAGAGATCGCGGCGCAGGGCTACGCGGTCTCGGAAGGCACCGACACGCCGGGGGTGCAGTCGGTGGCCATGCCGGTGTTCGATGCCAAGGGCGCGTGCATCGCCGCGCTGTCCCTGGTCACGCCGGCCTCGCGCTTCGATCCGGACAAGCTGATCGGACCGCTGCGCGAGGCCGTGCGGACACTCAGCCAGTTGAAGTGA
- a CDS encoding dipeptidase: MNTVNKQVGIIVDGLSMPVPERRWFEEWREAGIGCVNTTVAVWENAAQTLGLLGKWRVVLEQNQDLVAPAASVAEIEAVAASGRTAVMFGFQNTAPVEHDLDLFGMFRQLGVCVMQLTYNLQNYIGCGYWEEKDTGISSRFGQLALEEMNQLGILIDLSHCGERTTLEAIQMSGKPVAITHANPREYVGTPVYGAGRLKQTEALRELARRGGVIGLTPNRNMTRHGAATTLEQFGDMVAWTVDLLGVDAVAIGTDYCPGHPRSVRTWWRYAKWSRQSAPAKEMEIAPHEGWSEWMRTPAGLQNIIVELERRGFGRADIDKIMGGNWMRLLRETIG, translated from the coding sequence ATGAATACGGTCAACAAACAGGTCGGCATCATCGTCGACGGATTGTCGATGCCGGTGCCGGAGCGGCGCTGGTTCGAGGAGTGGCGCGAGGCCGGCATAGGTTGCGTGAACACCACGGTGGCGGTGTGGGAGAACGCCGCCCAGACCCTGGGCCTGCTGGGCAAATGGCGCGTCGTGCTGGAACAGAACCAGGACCTCGTCGCGCCCGCCGCCAGCGTGGCCGAGATCGAGGCCGTGGCCGCCTCGGGCCGCACGGCCGTGATGTTCGGGTTCCAGAACACCGCGCCGGTGGAGCACGACCTGGACCTGTTCGGCATGTTCCGGCAACTGGGCGTGTGCGTGATGCAACTGACCTACAACCTGCAGAACTACATCGGCTGCGGCTACTGGGAGGAAAAGGACACCGGGATCTCGTCGCGGTTCGGCCAGCTGGCGCTGGAGGAAATGAACCAGCTCGGCATCCTGATCGACCTGTCGCATTGCGGCGAGCGCACGACCCTGGAAGCCATCCAGATGTCCGGCAAGCCGGTGGCCATCACGCATGCCAACCCGCGCGAATACGTGGGCACGCCGGTATATGGCGCGGGCCGCCTGAAGCAGACCGAGGCCCTGCGCGAGCTGGCCCGGCGCGGCGGCGTGATCGGCCTGACGCCCAACCGCAACATGACCCGGCACGGTGCCGCGACCACGCTGGAACAGTTCGGCGACATGGTGGCCTGGACCGTGGACCTGCTGGGCGTGGACGCGGTTGCCATCGGCACCGACTATTGCCCCGGCCATCCGCGTTCGGTGCGCACCTGGTGGCGCTACGCGAAGTGGTCGCGCCAGAGCGCGCCGGCCAAGGAAATGGAGATCGCGCCGCACGAAGGCTGGTCCGAGTGGATGCGCACGCCGGCCGGATTGCAGAACATCATTGTCGAACTGGAGCGGCGCGGATTCGGCCGGGCCGACATCGACAAGATCATGGGGGGCAACTGGATGAGGCTGTTGCGTGAAACGATAGGCTGA